The Gemmatimonadaceae bacterium genome window below encodes:
- a CDS encoding amidase codes for MTDDRDDKTTITRRGFVGATLAAAVMGGSTLGGSAAGGASTAPTSGAKQQVPAFALDELTIEELQGRMQSGQDTAQSLSRQYLERIAAIDQRGPSINSVIELNPDALAIARLRDEERKAGKTRGPLHGIPVLIKDNIDTADHMHTTAGSLALAGHIAAKDSWVAERLKAAGAVIIGKTNLSEWANFRSTHSSSGWSGRGGQTRNPYVLDRTPSGSSSGSGAATAANCCAVAIGTETDGSVTSPSAASALVGIKPTVGLISRAGIIPIAHSQDTAGPMARTVRDAAILLGALTGVDPHDSATRASIGGGRSQTDYRTSLDKDGLRGARIGVARKRYTGYSPETDKVFAAALDLMRQHGATIVDPADIETAGKTEDSEFELLLYEFKADLNAYLAGVEPSVGIKSLADVMAFNTKNASRELRYFGQEIMEQAEKKGPLTEKKYLDDLANNRRLMGAQGIDATIGKHKLDAIVAPTQGPAWLIDLVNGDAGGGGSFTAPAAVAGYPHVTVPMGQVRGLPVGISFVGRAWSEATLLKLAYAFEQAAPARRRPTFEETVVLGSTLRP; via the coding sequence GTGACCGACGACCGCGACGACAAGACCACAATCACCCGTCGCGGGTTCGTCGGCGCGACGCTCGCCGCCGCCGTGATGGGCGGGTCGACGCTCGGCGGATCGGCCGCGGGCGGTGCCTCCACCGCGCCGACATCCGGCGCGAAGCAGCAGGTCCCGGCGTTCGCTCTCGACGAGCTGACGATCGAAGAGCTGCAGGGACGCATGCAGTCCGGGCAGGACACGGCGCAATCGCTCTCACGACAGTATCTCGAGCGCATCGCCGCCATCGATCAGCGCGGCCCCTCCATCAACTCGGTCATCGAGCTCAATCCCGACGCGCTGGCGATCGCGCGACTGCGCGACGAAGAGCGTAAAGCCGGCAAGACTCGCGGGCCGCTGCACGGCATTCCGGTGTTGATCAAGGACAACATCGACACCGCCGACCACATGCATACGACCGCCGGCTCTCTCGCGTTGGCTGGTCACATCGCCGCGAAGGATTCGTGGGTCGCCGAGCGCTTGAAAGCGGCCGGCGCGGTGATCATCGGCAAGACGAACTTGAGCGAGTGGGCGAACTTCCGTTCGACGCACTCGTCGAGCGGGTGGAGCGGACGCGGCGGGCAGACGCGCAATCCGTACGTGCTCGATCGAACGCCATCCGGCTCGAGCTCCGGATCGGGCGCGGCGACGGCGGCGAACTGCTGCGCGGTCGCCATCGGTACGGAAACGGATGGGTCGGTCACGTCGCCGTCCGCGGCGTCGGCGCTCGTCGGCATCAAGCCGACGGTCGGGCTCATCAGCCGCGCCGGAATCATCCCGATCGCGCACAGCCAGGATACGGCCGGGCCGATGGCGCGCACCGTCCGCGATGCGGCCATTCTGCTCGGCGCACTCACCGGCGTCGATCCGCACGACTCGGCGACGCGGGCGAGCATCGGGGGGGGACGTTCACAGACGGACTACCGAACATCGCTCGACAAAGACGGCTTGCGCGGAGCGCGGATCGGCGTCGCGCGCAAGCGATACACCGGCTATTCGCCCGAGACTGACAAGGTGTTCGCGGCGGCACTCGATCTCATGCGGCAGCATGGCGCGACGATCGTCGACCCGGCCGACATCGAGACCGCGGGAAAGACGGAGGACTCCGAGTTCGAGCTGCTGCTCTACGAGTTCAAGGCCGATTTGAACGCGTACCTCGCGGGCGTCGAGCCGAGTGTCGGGATCAAATCGCTGGCCGACGTGATGGCGTTCAATACGAAGAACGCGTCGCGCGAGCTGCGCTACTTCGGCCAGGAAATCATGGAGCAAGCGGAGAAGAAGGGGCCACTCACCGAGAAGAAGTACCTGGACGATCTGGCGAACAACCGTCGCTTGATGGGCGCGCAGGGAATCGACGCGACAATTGGCAAGCACAAACTCGACGCGATCGTCGCGCCGACGCAGGGCCCGGCGTGGCTCATCGATCTGGTGAACGGAGACGCCGGCGGCGGCGGATCGTTCACCGCACCCGCCGCGGTCGCCGGCTACCCGCACGTCACTGTGCCGATGGGCCAAGTGCGGGGACTTCCGGTCGGGATCTCGTTCGTCGGCCGCGCATGGAGCGAGGCCACGCTGCTCAAGCTGGCGTACGCATTCGAGCAAGCGGCGCCGGCGCGGCGGAGGCCGACGTTTGAGGAGACGGTGGTTCTGGGGAGTACGCTGCGGCCGTAG
- a CDS encoding quinone oxidoreductase, with amino-acid sequence MRAIRFHETGAPDVLRLEEVPDPTLGPGELLIDVEAVGVNFIEIYYREGWYPMPLPSTLGGEAAGTVRAVGSGVSGFKIGDRVVSQNVRGSYSERAALPAASAVIIPDNVSSKTAAAMWLQGITAHYLSTSLFPIAPGHRVLVHAAAGGVGLLLCQMAKRHGAFVIGTASTPEKRALAHDAGADEMIDYTTRDFAVETRRITDGAGVHVVYDSVGKTTFDKSLDCLVPRGTMALFGQSSGRVPPFDPQILNRKGSLFLTRPTAAHYVATRAELEQRAKDLFDWLGSGHLHVRIGAEFPLARAADAHRALEGRQTTGKVLLLPG; translated from the coding sequence ATGCGAGCGATCCGTTTTCACGAGACGGGCGCGCCGGACGTTTTGCGCCTCGAGGAGGTTCCCGACCCGACACTCGGCCCCGGTGAGCTGCTGATCGACGTCGAGGCCGTCGGCGTGAACTTCATCGAGATCTACTATCGGGAAGGCTGGTACCCGATGCCGCTCCCCTCGACACTCGGCGGCGAAGCGGCCGGCACCGTGCGCGCGGTCGGTTCGGGAGTGAGCGGCTTCAAGATCGGCGACCGTGTCGTGTCGCAGAACGTTCGAGGGTCGTACTCCGAGCGCGCGGCCCTACCGGCGGCGAGCGCGGTGATCATTCCCGACAACGTCTCGTCGAAGACGGCCGCCGCGATGTGGCTCCAAGGCATCACGGCGCACTATTTGTCGACGTCTCTCTTTCCGATTGCGCCGGGGCATCGTGTGCTCGTCCACGCGGCGGCCGGTGGCGTCGGTCTGCTCTTGTGTCAAATGGCGAAACGGCATGGCGCGTTCGTGATCGGAACCGCGTCGACGCCGGAGAAGCGCGCGCTGGCGCACGACGCCGGCGCCGATGAGATGATCGATTACACGACGCGGGATTTCGCCGTGGAGACTCGACGGATCACGGACGGCGCCGGCGTGCACGTCGTCTACGATTCGGTCGGCAAAACGACGTTCGACAAATCGCTCGATTGTCTCGTGCCGCGCGGCACGATGGCGTTGTTCGGTCAGTCGAGCGGACGCGTGCCGCCGTTCGATCCGCAGATTCTCAATCGAAAGGGATCGCTCTTTCTCACGCGTCCGACGGCCGCGCACTACGTCGCGACACGCGCCGAGCTGGAGCAGCGCGCCAAGGACCTGTTCGATTGGCTGGGCAGCGGGCATCTGCACGTGCGTATCGGGGCCGAATTCCCACTGGCGCGCGCCGCCGACGCGCATCGCGCGCTCGAGGGGCGACAAACGACGGGCAAGGTACTGCTCTTGCCCGGCTGA
- a CDS encoding CbiX/SirB N-terminal domain-containing protein, whose protein sequence is MRAILLIDHGSVKAEANHMVSCMANLLQHVVGNQVVVRHAHMELAEPSIGAGFADCVSAGATEVIAFPYMLSPGKHVTRDVPRLVAEAARAFPDTAYRVTDAFGVHEKLAELIALRAGIEVANAVDAADACRCWEPNGQVGSCGAACAARAGASVSLEHST, encoded by the coding sequence GTGCGCGCGATATTGCTCATCGATCATGGATCGGTAAAAGCCGAGGCCAATCATATGGTCTCGTGCATGGCCAACCTCTTACAACACGTGGTGGGAAATCAGGTTGTGGTCCGCCACGCGCATATGGAGCTCGCGGAGCCGTCCATCGGCGCCGGGTTCGCGGACTGTGTCAGCGCCGGCGCGACCGAGGTGATCGCGTTTCCATATATGCTTTCACCGGGCAAGCACGTGACCCGCGACGTTCCGAGGCTCGTGGCTGAGGCCGCTCGGGCGTTTCCCGACACGGCCTACCGCGTGACCGACGCTTTCGGCGTCCACGAGAAGTTGGCGGAGTTGATCGCCCTCCGCGCCGGCATCGAGGTCGCCAACGCCGTCGACGCCGCGGACGCCTGCCGCTGCTGGGAACCGAACGGCCAGGTCGGGTCGTGCGGAGCGGCCTGCGCGGCGCGTGCCGGGGCGAGTGTTTCGCTCGAGCACTCGACGTAG
- a CDS encoding acyl-CoA dehydrogenase family protein, which translates to MTILSDDEAAFRDAVAGFAKDEVRPRVQQMERDGKIDRALIDKFFEMGLMGIEVAEDYGGAAGSCVMVAIGVEEISKIDPAAAILMDVQNTLVNYPIRSYGSDHLRSTYLPRLTSEKVGAYALSEPSSGSDAFGMQTRAEKRGSCWVLNGRKMWITNGAEAEIYVVFANANPPAGYKGITAFVVERGFGGFSVGKKEDKLGIRASSTTELILDEVEVPEQNVLGPVGQGYKIAIETLNEGRIGIGAQMIGVAAGALHAATEYVKERTQFGKKLSDFQGIQFQLAQARTELEAARLMVYNAARLKDAGHDIAMEGAMAKLFSSQVAERVTSVSLELFGGYGYTKDYPAEKFYRDAKIGAIYEGTSNMQLQTIAKAMLRG; encoded by the coding sequence TTGACGATCCTCTCCGACGACGAAGCGGCGTTTCGTGACGCCGTCGCCGGTTTCGCCAAAGACGAAGTGCGCCCGCGCGTGCAGCAGATGGAGCGCGACGGCAAGATCGACCGCGCCCTGATCGACAAGTTCTTCGAGATGGGCCTCATGGGGATCGAGGTCGCCGAAGACTACGGCGGCGCCGCCGGCTCGTGTGTGATGGTGGCGATCGGCGTCGAAGAGATCAGCAAGATCGATCCGGCGGCGGCGATTCTGATGGACGTGCAGAACACGCTCGTGAACTACCCGATTCGTTCTTACGGCAGCGACCATCTTAGGTCGACCTATCTGCCGCGGCTCACATCCGAGAAGGTTGGCGCATACGCGCTCTCGGAGCCGTCGAGCGGATCGGATGCCTTCGGCATGCAGACGCGCGCCGAAAAGCGCGGATCCTGCTGGGTGCTGAACGGACGGAAGATGTGGATCACGAACGGCGCCGAAGCCGAGATCTACGTCGTCTTCGCGAACGCGAATCCGCCGGCCGGCTACAAGGGGATCACGGCGTTCGTCGTCGAGCGCGGGTTCGGCGGGTTCAGCGTCGGCAAGAAAGAGGACAAGCTCGGGATCCGCGCGTCGAGCACGACCGAGCTCATTCTCGACGAGGTCGAGGTCCCGGAGCAGAACGTGCTCGGCCCCGTCGGCCAGGGATACAAGATCGCGATCGAGACGCTCAACGAAGGCCGGATCGGAATCGGCGCGCAGATGATCGGCGTCGCCGCCGGCGCGTTGCATGCGGCGACCGAGTACGTGAAGGAGCGCACGCAGTTCGGCAAGAAGCTCTCCGATTTTCAGGGTATCCAGTTCCAGCTCGCGCAAGCGCGCACGGAGCTCGAGGCGGCGCGTCTCATGGTGTACAACGCGGCGCGGCTCAAGGATGCCGGCCACGACATCGCGATGGAAGGCGCGATGGCGAAGCTCTTCTCTTCGCAAGTCGCCGAGCGGGTGACGTCGGTCTCGCTCGAGCTGTTCGGCGGATACGGCTACACCAAAGACTACCCGGCCGAGAAGTTCTACCGCGACGCGAAGATCGGCGCGATCTACGAGGGCACGAGCAACATGCAGCTGCAGACGATCGCCAAGGCGATGCTGCGCGGCTGA